The proteins below come from a single Vicia villosa cultivar HV-30 ecotype Madison, WI unplaced genomic scaffold, Vvil1.0 ctg.001217F_1_1, whole genome shotgun sequence genomic window:
- the LOC131634056 gene encoding 5-oxoprolinase 1-like gives MGSVTEGKLRFCIDRGGTFTDVYAEIPGHRNGRVLKLLSVDPLNYDDAPVEGIRRILEEFSGEKIPRSSKIPTEKIEWIRMGTTVATNALLERKGERIAVCVTRGFRDLLQIGNQARPSIFDLTVAKPSNLYEEVVEVDERVVLVQENEEENQGGSLPVVKGVSGELVKIVKPLDEEVLRPVLKSLLEKGISCLAVVLMHSYTFPQHEQQVERLALSLGFRHVSISSALSPMVRAVPRGLTASVDAYLTPVIKDYLSGFISKFDEGLGKLNVLFMQSDGGLAPESSFSGHKAILSGPAGGVVGYSQTLFGLETEKPLIGFDMGGTSTDVSRYAGSYEQVLETQIAGAIIQAPQLDINTVAAGGGSKLKFQFGAFQAGPESVGAHPGPVCYRKGGELAITDANLVLGYVIPDYFPSIFGPNEDQPLDVKSTREEFEKLAKNINAYRKNQDPSTKDMTVEEIALGFVDVANETMCRPIRQLTEMKGHETKNHALACFGGAGPQHACAIARSLGMKEVLIHKFCGILSAYGMGLANVVEEAQEPYAAVYGTESISEASQREAVLLRQIKQKLQSQGFKEESISTETYLNLRYEGTDTAIMVKRLIAEDGKPIDYATEFVRLFQQEYGFKLENRNIVICDVRVRGIGVTNILRPQPIEPASGSPIVEGYYKVYFGNGWQETPLYKLEKMGYGHTMSGPAIVMNGNSTVIVEPNCRAIITKYGNIKIEIDSPLSSIKISDKVADVVQLSIFNHRFMGIAEQMGRTLQRTSISTNIKERLDFSCALFDPNGGLVANAPHVPVHLGAMSSTVRWQLNYWSDNLNEGDVLVTNHPSAGGSHLPDITVVTPVFFNGKLVFFVANRGHHAEIGGITPGSMPPFSKSILEEGAAIKAFKLVEKGIFQEQGIIKLLQFPGSDNSGTKIRGTRRIQDNLSDLHAQVAANQRGIYLVLELIEQYGLETVQAYMNYVQLNAEGAVREMLKSVGHRISSESNENSVTIEEEDYMDDGSVIHLKLSIDSNKGEAVFDFGGTSAEVYGNWNAPEAVTAAAVIYCIRCLVDVDIPLNQGCLAPVKILIPEGSFLSPSDSAAVVGGNVLTSQRITDVVFTAFQACACSQGCMNNLTFGDDTFGYYETIGGGSGAGPSWEGTSGVQCHMTNTRMTDPEIFEQRYPVILHKFGLRANSGGDGLHRGGDGLLREIEFRRPVTVSILSERRVHAPRGLKGGKDGARGANYILKKDKRKVYLGGKNSVEVFPGEILQILTPGGGGWGSPV, from the coding sequence TGAAGAGTTCAGCGGTGAGAAAATTCCGCGGAGCTCGAAGATACCTACTGAGAAGATTGAGTGGATAAGGATGGGGACAACTGTGGCAACGAATGCGCTTCTAGAGAGAAAGGGAGAAAGGATTGCTGTGTGTGTGACTCGAGGGTTTCGTGATTTGCTTCAGATTGGTAACCAGGCTCGTCCTAGTATATTTGATCTTACTGTGGCAAAGCCTTCGAATCTTTATGAAGAGGTTGTGGAGGTTGATGAGAGAGTTGTACTTGTTcaggaaaatgaagaagaaaatcagGGTGGTTCTTTACCTGTTGTGAAAGGTGTTTCTGGAGAGCTTGTCAAGATTGTGAAGCCGCTTGATGAAGAAGTGTTGAGGCCTGTACTGAAAAGTTTACTGGAGAAAGGAATTAGTTGTCTGGCTGTTGTTTTGATGCACTCGTACACTTTCCCACAGCATGAGCAACAGGTTGAGAGGTTAGCGTTGAGTCTGGGATTCAGACATGTTTCTATATCGTCTGCTTTGTCTCCCATGGTTCGTGCTGTTCCTCGTGGTCTAACAGCTAGTGTAGATGCTTATCTGACCCCAGTTATTAAAGATTACCTGTCAGgattcatctccaaatttgacgAGGGACTTGGCAAGTTGAATGTTCTGTTTATGCAATCAGATGGAGGACTTGCGCCAGAGAGTAGCTTCTCGGGGCACAAAGCAATTCTGTCTGGTCCTGCTGGGGGAGTTGTTGGTTACTCACAAACTCTTTTTGGTCTTGAAACAGAAAAGCCATTGATTGGGTTTGATATGGGAGGTACATCCACAGATGTGAGTCGATATGCTGGAAGTTATGAGCAAGTGCTGGAAACTCAAATTGCTGGTGCCATAATTCAAGCACCTCAGCTTGACATAAACACTGTGGCTGCTGGAGGTGGTTCAAAGTTGAAGTTCCAGTTTGGCGCTTTTCAAGCTGGACCAGAATCAGTTGGAGCACACCCAGGTCCTGTATGTTATCGGAAAGGTGGAGAGTTAGCAATTACAGATGCCAACCTTGTTCTAGGTTATGTCATTCCTGATTATTTCCCATCCATATTTGGGCCAAATGAGGATCAGCCTCTTGATGTCAAGTCAACAAGAGAAGAATTTGAGAAGCTTGCCAAGAATATAAATGCTTATCGAAAGAATCAAGATCCATCTACAAAAGACATGACAGTGGAAGAGATTGCACTTGGCTTTGTGGATGTTGCTAATGAGACAATGTGCCGTCCAATAAGGCAGTTAACTGAAATGAAGGGTCATGAGACAAAGAATCACGCACTTGCTTGCTTTGGAGGTGCTGGACCCCAGCATGCTTGTGCTATAGCTAGGTCTCTAGGTATGAAAGAAGTGCTTATTCATAAATTTTGTGGGATCTTAAGTGCGTATGGAATGGGATTGGCAAATGTTGTAGAAGAGGCGCAGGAACCTTATGCTGCAGTTTATGGAACTGAATCTATTTCTGAGGCTTCACAACGAGAAGCTGTGTTACTGAGACAAATTAAGCAGAAGTTGCAAAGTCAAGGATTTAAAGAGGAGAGTATTTCAACGGAGACATATTTGAACTTGAGATATGAAGGCACAGACACTGCCATCATGGTCAAAAGGCTGATAGCTGAAGATGGAAAACCAATTGACTATGCTACTGAGTTTGTGAGACTGTTTCAGCAGGAATACGGCTTTAAACTCGAGAACAGAAATATTGTGATATGTGATGTTAGAGTTCGTGGTATAGGAGTTACCAATATATTAAGGCCACAGCCAATAGAACCTGCGTCTGGCAGTCCTATAGTTGAAGGCTACTATAAGGTTTATTTTGGAAATGGTTGGCAGGAAACACCTCTCTATAAGCTTGAAAAGATGGGGTATGGCCATACCATGTCTGGCCCAGCAATCGTTATGAATGGTAATAGCACTGTGATTGTAGAACCAAACTGTAGAGCCATTATAACCAAATATGGAAACATCAAAATTGAAATTGATTCACCCTTGAGCAGCATTAAAATATCAGATAAAGTTGCAGATGTTGTACAGCTCTCTATTTTTAATCACAGATTTATGGGTATAGCCGAGCAAATGGGAAGGACTTTGCAAAGAACCTCAATTTCAACAAATATCAAAGAACGGCTTGATTTTTCTTGTGCTCTATTTGATCCGAATGGGGGCCTAGTTGCAAATGCACCTCATGTTCCTGTCCATCTAGGAGCGATGTCTAGTACAGTTCGGTGGCAACTCAATTACTGGAGTGACAATTTGAATGAAGGTGATGTTTTGGTTACTAATCATCCTTCAGCTGGAGGTAGCCATCTTCCTGATATAACTGTTGTCACACCTGTTTTTTTCAATGGGAAGTTGGTATTTTTTGTTGCAAATAGAGGCCATCATGCAGAGATTGGGGGTATTACTCCTGGAAGCATGCCTCCATTTTCAAAGTCCATATTGGAGGAAGGAGCTGCCATTAAGGCATTTAAGCTTGTTGAAAAAGGCATCTTTCAAGAACAGGGAATTATTAAACTTTTACAGTTCCCAGGCTCCGATAACAGTGGAACTAAGATCCGAGGAACTCGTAGGATTCAAGATAACCTATCTGATTTGCATGCACAAGTAGCAGCAAATCAAAGAGGAATTTATCTAGTCCTTGAGCTTATTGAACAGTATGGACTGGAAACTGTTCAAGCTTACATGAATTATGTACAGCTGAATGCAGAAGGAGCAGTAAGAGAGATGCTGAAGTCAGTTGGTCATAGaatttcatcagagtcaaatGAAAACTCTGTGACAATTGAAGAAGAGGATTACATGGATGATGGATCTGTTATCCATTTGAAACTGAGTATTGACTCTAACAAAGGAGAAGCAGTTTTTGATTTTGGTGGGACTAGTGCAGAAGTTTATGGTaattggaatgcaccagaagctGTCACAGCTGCAGCTGTCATATATTGTATTCGCTGTTTAGTGGACGTTGATATCCCTCTCAATCAAGGCTGTCTGGCTCCAGTGAAGATTCTTATTCCAGAAGGCTCATTTCTCTCTCCTAGTGATAGCGCAGCTGTGGTAGGAGGTAATGTCCTTACATCTCAGAGAATCACTGATGTTGTATTTACTGCATTTCAGGCCTGTGCTTGTTCACAGGGTTGTATGAATAATCTTACATTTGGAGATGATACTTTCGGGTACTATGAAACCATTGGAGGTGGGAGTGGGGCTGGACCTTCTTGGGAAGGAACCAGTGGAGTACAGTGCCATATGACAAATACAAGAATGACTGACCCAGAGATATTTGAGCAAAGATATCCAGTTATTCTGCACAAGTTTGGACTTAGAGCAAACAGTGGGGGAGATGGACTTCACAGAGGTGGTGATGGGCTTCTCCGGGAAATAGAGTTTAGGCGCCCAGTTACTGTTAGTATTCTTTCTGAGAGACGTGTCCATGCACCAAGAGGGCTTAAGGGAGGAAAAGATGGTGCACGTGGTGCTAACTACATTCTAAAGAAAGATAAACGAAAGGTATATCTTGGTGGTAAAAATTCCGTTGAGGTGTTTCCCGGAGAAATTCTTCAGATTTTGACTCCTGGGGGTGGTGGATGGGGTTCTCCGGTGTAA
- the LOC131634057 gene encoding uncharacterized protein LOC131634057: MGKQYLQGGRVGFNSGPFLVIKVTDARFLRIVSRSLFLSLVLVAFPVLRFLLKGSVLTGFDATAVTASTSVSINVDVLNSFLHDLGDEGLLKKEDKALIMSPPRGFEGGDSLFNWNSGVDVVMHHESYDFVFTTSFEDAVSADSVLKVNGIVAFPLSVDDYSSNAGFRKQSNYRVVYLRRYDSIFVALRKVGVENSLVDFSPKRRLCQFASVAKATALRGLEDVLLEPPRQGSAKENKNLKIRYLHELLGDSLDGYKRRVFVGVGLHEENKAAIEWFERNYPMKGTKFQIHSLQVTSERNVPQTDVSAWLSKHVKEDEYVVMKAEADVVEEMMRKNTICLVDELFLQCNNEWWQNGKRKKSGRAYWECLTLYGRLRDEGVAVHQWWD; encoded by the coding sequence ATGGGTAAGCAGTATCTGCAAGGTGGAAGAGTTGGTTTTAACTCTGGTCCTTTCTTGGTGATTAAGGTTACTGATGCAAGGTTTTTACGTATTGTGTCACGGTCTTTGTTTTTGTCTTTGGTTCTTGTTGCATTTCCTGTCTTGAGGTTCTTACTGAAAGGGTCAGTTTTGACTGGATTCGATGCTACTGCTGTTACTGCTTCAACTTCTGTGTCCATCAATGTTGACGTTTTGAATTCCTTTCTTCATGATTTGGGTGATGAGGGTCTTCTTAAAAAGGAGGATAAGGCTCTTATTATGAGCCCTCCACGTGGGTTTGAAGGTGGTGATTCTTTGTTTAATTGGAACAGTGGGGTTGATGTGGTTATGCATCATGAGTCTTATGATTTTGTTTTCACCACAAGCTTTGAAGATGCGGTATCTGCTGACAGTGTTCTTAAAGTTAATGGCATTGTAGCTTTTCCATTGAGTGTTGATGACTACTCATCAAATGCTGGATTTAGAAAACAATCTAATTATAGAGTTGTGTATCTTAGGCGATATGATTCTATTTTTGTAGCATTGAGGAAAGTCGGTGTGGAAAATAGCTTGGTGGATTTTTCGCCTAAGAGGAGGCTCTGTCAGTTTGCATCAGTGGCTAAGGCAACTGCTTTAAGGGGTCTGGAAGACGTGCTCCTTGAGCCACCAAGACAGGGTTCAGCAAAAGAAAACAAGAACTTGAAGATCAGATATCTGCATGAGTTGTTGGGCGATTCTCTAGATGGTTATAAGCGAAGAGTGTTTGTTGGTGTGGGTTTGCATGAGGAAAACAAAGCAGCtattgaatggtttgagagaaaCTACCCAATGAAGGGTACCAAATTTCAAATTCACAGTTTACAGGTTACATCAGAGCGGAATGTGCCCCAAACTGATGTTTCTGCTTGGTTGTCTAAACATGTGAAAGAGGATGAGTATGTTGTGATGAAGGCTGAAGCGGATGTGGTGGAGGAAATGATGAGGAAAAATACAATTTGCTTGGTGGATGAATTGTTCCTCCAATGTAACAATGAGTGGTGGCAGAATGggaagagaaagaagagtggTAGAGCATATTGGGAGTGCTTGACTTTGTATGGAAGGCTGAGGGATGAGGGAGTTGCAGTACACCAATGGTGGGACTGA